The following are encoded together in the Hyphomicrobiales bacterium genome:
- a CDS encoding YraN family protein translates to MSGRRVSSTARRRSYRRGLTAETLAAALLRLKGYRILARRFRVRLGEIDMIARRGAHFAFVEVKARPDAGEVLTARQRARIHRAAEAWLAAARLRGALPEEFSASFDLVLVRPWRWPQHVPRAFGDGL, encoded by the coding sequence ATGAGCGGTCGCCGTGTGTCGTCCACGGCCCGGCGCCGCTCCTATCGCCGCGGCCTTACTGCGGAGACGCTGGCCGCGGCGCTGCTGCGGCTCAAGGGCTACCGTATCCTTGCCAGGCGCTTTCGCGTGCGCCTCGGCGAGATCGACATGATCGCCCGTCGCGGCGCGCATTTCGCATTCGTCGAGGTCAAGGCGCGGCCCGACGCCGGCGAAGTGTTGACCGCGCGCCAGCGCGCGCGCATTCATCGCGCGGCCGAGGCCTGGCTCGCCGCCGCAAGGCTGCGCGGCGCCCTGCCGGAGGAGTTCAGTGCCAGCTTCGATCTCGTTCTGGTCAGACCGTGGCGCTGGCCGCAACATGTGCCGCGGGCATTTGGCGACGGCCTGTGA
- the rsmI gene encoding 16S rRNA (cytidine(1402)-2'-O)-methyltransferase — translation MLIEGRRIAVMAPDPGLYVVATPIGNLGDVTLRALRILAGVDRIACEDTRITRRLTAHYGIETRLVAYHDHNADRVRPMLLARLARGESLALVSDAGTPLVSDPGFRLVAEAIAQGHALTVCPGPTAAISALILSGLPSDRFFFEGFLPAKRDARRKRIATLKDVPATLLFFESPRRLAASLGDLASVLGPRQAAVAREMTKRFEETRRAPLDELAAAYAAAPPPKGEIVVVVAPPGAATTPDEADIDALLGNLLATLSVRDAATVAAERTGLARKSLYARALRLAGAQGARR, via the coding sequence ATGCTGATCGAGGGCCGGCGCATCGCGGTCATGGCGCCCGACCCGGGTCTTTATGTGGTGGCGACGCCGATCGGCAATCTTGGCGATGTCACCTTGAGGGCGCTGAGGATTCTTGCCGGCGTCGACCGCATCGCTTGCGAGGATACCCGCATCACCCGCCGGCTCACTGCCCACTACGGCATTGAGACGCGGCTTGTCGCCTATCACGACCACAATGCCGACAGAGTCCGGCCGATGCTGCTTGCCCGCCTTGCCCGCGGCGAGAGTCTGGCGCTCGTCAGCGACGCCGGCACCCCGCTCGTCTCCGACCCCGGCTTTCGCCTCGTCGCCGAAGCCATCGCGCAAGGTCACGCGCTCACCGTCTGTCCCGGGCCGACCGCGGCGATCAGCGCCCTCATCCTTTCCGGCCTGCCCAGCGACCGCTTCTTTTTCGAAGGCTTTCTGCCGGCGAAGCGCGACGCGCGGCGCAAGCGGATCGCCACCCTGAAGGACGTTCCGGCAACGCTCCTATTCTTCGAGTCGCCCCGGCGGCTGGCGGCAAGCCTTGGCGATCTTGCCTCGGTGCTCGGTCCACGTCAGGCGGCCGTCGCGCGCGAAATGACCAAGCGTTTCGAGGAGACAAGACGCGCGCCGCTCGATGAGCTCGCCGCGGCCTATGCCGCCGCGCCGCCGCCCAAGGGCGAGATCGTCGTCGTCGTCGCGCCCCCCGGGGCGGCGACGACGCCGGATGAGGCCGATATCGACGCGCTGCTCGGCAATCTGCTCGCCACCTTGTCGGTGCGTGACGCGGCAACTGTTGCGGCCGAGCGCACCGGCCTTGCCCGCAAGAGCCTCTATGCCCGCGCGCTCAGGCTTGCCGGCGCACAGGGCGCGCGGCGATGA
- a CDS encoding penicillin-binding protein activator, which yields MRQPSSVAAGGTARARLAGAALQFVALSVGILLSGCSGGDLMSSGFGALDEPRSAQTFDAIGSGSVKVALLLPMSAAGNAGSTARALKQAAELALFEFNNPDIVLIPKDTQGTAAGATAAAQQAIAEGAELIVGPLFAQSVAAAGTVARDANIPVIAFSTDSNVAGRGVYLLSFLPNDDIAQIVEYAAGQGQTSFAALLPEDAYGTLAEGVLHQAAAQYRAQVGAVEKYASDSQSMVAAATRIAAATSGPRPTVSAILMPDGPAALPSLAPVLTTNGVDPNKIKFLGSGQWDDPKIGTEQALVGGWYAAPDPAGWRAFASRYETNYGTPPPRIATLAYDAVSLAAALARQQPGQRYTADTLTDPNGFSGVDGIFRFQANGLNQRGLAILEVQPGGGRVIRAAPKSFAARSF from the coding sequence ATGCGACAGCCCAGCTCTGTAGCGGCCGGCGGCACGGCTCGCGCACGGCTGGCGGGGGCGGCGCTGCAATTTGTGGCCTTGTCGGTCGGCATTCTGCTGTCGGGATGCTCCGGCGGCGATCTCATGAGCAGCGGCTTCGGCGCGCTCGACGAACCGCGGTCGGCGCAGACATTCGACGCCATCGGCTCCGGCTCGGTGAAGGTGGCGCTGCTTCTGCCCATGTCGGCGGCCGGAAATGCCGGCAGCACGGCGAGGGCGCTCAAGCAGGCCGCCGAGCTTGCCTTGTTCGAGTTCAACAATCCGGACATCGTTCTCATTCCCAAGGATACGCAAGGCACGGCGGCCGGCGCCACGGCGGCGGCGCAGCAGGCGATCGCCGAGGGCGCGGAGCTGATCGTCGGCCCACTGTTCGCCCAGTCCGTCGCCGCCGCCGGCACCGTGGCACGCGATGCCAATATTCCGGTCATCGCCTTTTCTACCGATTCCAATGTCGCCGGCCGGGGCGTCTATCTGTTGAGCTTCCTGCCCAATGACGACATCGCCCAGATCGTCGAATACGCGGCTGGCCAGGGTCAGACGTCCTTCGCCGCCCTGCTGCCGGAGGATGCCTATGGCACCCTCGCCGAAGGCGTGCTGCACCAGGCGGCCGCGCAATATCGCGCCCAGGTCGGGGCGGTCGAAAAATACGCATCCGATAGCCAGTCCATGGTTGCGGCGGCGACGCGCATCGCCGCGGCCACCAGCGGCCCGCGGCCTACGGTCTCGGCCATTCTGATGCCGGATGGGCCAGCGGCCTTGCCGTCCCTGGCGCCGGTTCTGACCACCAACGGCGTCGATCCGAACAAGATCAAGTTTCTCGGCTCGGGGCAATGGGACGATCCGAAGATCGGCACCGAACAAGCGCTGGTCGGGGGCTGGTACGCGGCGCCCGACCCGGCCGGCTGGCGCGCTTTTGCCAGCCGCTACGAGACCAATTACGGCACCCCGCCGCCGCGCATCGCAACCCTTGCCTATGACGCGGTGAGCCTTGCCGCGGCGCTCGCCCGCCAGCAGCCGGGCCAGCGTTACACCGCCGACACGCTCACCGACCCGAACGGCTTTTCCGGCGTCGACGGTATCTTCCGCTTTCAGGCCAACGGCCTGAACCAGCGCGGGCTCGCCATCCTCGAAGTTCAGCCGGGCGGCGGCAGAGTGATCCGTGCGGCGCCGAAGAGCTTCGCCGCGCGAAGCTTCTAG
- the hemW gene encoding radical SAM family heme chaperone HemW — MAASARPDAAPATREKDAIAVYVHWPFCAAKCPYCDFNSHVRHGGVDQTRFARAYRAELRHMAGRTAGRTVTSIFFGGGTPSLMAAETVAAIIDEIAALWPLESDAEVTLEANPTSVEAERFKGYRAAGVNRLSLGVQALNDADLKALGRLHGADEAIAAFDMARATFPRVSFDLIYGRPAQGVGQWAEELSRALTLAADHLSAYQLTIEEGTPFFDLAARGRLETPGEDQARALYDVTQELCEKAGLPAYEISNHAVPGGESRHNLVYWRGGEYVGIGAGAHGRIVEDGRRLATETLKRPETWLGQVERLGHGLLSDDVLSPHEAAWEYLIMGLRLRDGLSLSRYGEICGARLPEERINVLAELGLVEQPTRDRLQASRSGRPLLNSVIRALTD; from the coding sequence ATGGCTGCCTCGGCAAGACCTGATGCCGCGCCCGCGACGCGGGAGAAAGACGCGATTGCGGTCTATGTGCACTGGCCATTCTGTGCCGCCAAGTGTCCCTATTGCGATTTCAATTCCCATGTCCGCCACGGCGGCGTCGACCAAACGCGGTTTGCGCGCGCCTACCGCGCCGAGTTGCGCCATATGGCCGGGCGCACGGCCGGCCGCACGGTCACAAGCATCTTTTTCGGCGGTGGAACGCCGTCGCTGATGGCGGCTGAGACCGTTGCCGCAATCATCGACGAGATCGCGGCGCTGTGGCCACTGGAAAGCGACGCCGAGGTCACGCTGGAGGCCAACCCGACCAGCGTCGAGGCGGAGCGGTTCAAGGGCTATCGCGCAGCCGGGGTCAACCGCCTTTCCCTCGGCGTGCAGGCGCTGAACGACGCCGACCTGAAGGCGCTGGGGCGGCTTCACGGCGCGGACGAAGCCATCGCCGCCTTCGACATGGCACGCGCCACCTTCCCGCGTGTCTCCTTCGACCTCATCTATGGCCGTCCCGCACAGGGGGTGGGCCAATGGGCTGAGGAGCTTTCCCGCGCGCTCACGCTCGCCGCCGACCATCTCTCGGCCTACCAGCTCACCATCGAGGAGGGCACGCCGTTCTTCGACCTCGCTGCCCGTGGCAGGCTCGAAACGCCCGGCGAGGATCAGGCCCGCGCGCTCTACGATGTCACCCAGGAGCTGTGCGAAAAAGCCGGCCTGCCGGCCTACGAGATCTCCAATCACGCCGTGCCGGGCGGCGAATCGCGGCACAATCTCGTCTATTGGCGCGGCGGCGAATATGTCGGCATCGGCGCCGGCGCACATGGCCGCATCGTCGAGGATGGCCGCCGCCTTGCCACCGAGACCCTCAAAAGGCCTGAAACTTGGCTCGGTCAGGTCGAAAGGCTCGGCCACGGTCTCCTCTCCGACGACGTGCTGAGCCCGCACGAGGCGGCATGGGAATATCTGATCATGGGACTGCGCCTTCGCGATGGGCTCTCGCTTTCCCGCTATGGGGAGATCTGCGGCGCGCGGTTGCCCGAGGAGCGGATAAACGTGCTCGCCGAACTTGGCCTTGTCGAGCAGCCGACCCGGGACCGTCTGCAGGCGAGCAGAAGCGGCCGGCCGCTGCTCAACAGCGTCATCCGTGCCCTGACGGATTAG
- the rdgB gene encoding RdgB/HAM1 family non-canonical purine NTP pyrophosphatase produces the protein MRALKEGKLVVASHNQGKVREMRDLLAPFAVETIAADDLSLAEPTEAGDTFAANARLKAMAAAKESGLPAVADDSGLVVDALGGAPGIYSARWAGPKRDFSKAMEGVELELRAQAASGKTSRRARFVCALCLAWPDGHAEAFEGEVEGALIWPPRGDKGFGYDPMFVADGQTETFGEMEPARKHAMSHRARAFKKLIDGCLGKT, from the coding sequence ATGCGTGCGCTGAAGGAAGGCAAGCTCGTGGTCGCCAGCCACAATCAGGGCAAGGTGCGCGAAATGCGCGATCTGCTGGCCCCTTTCGCCGTTGAGACGATCGCCGCAGACGACCTTTCGCTCGCCGAACCGACGGAGGCCGGCGATACGTTTGCAGCCAATGCGCGGCTCAAGGCGATGGCTGCGGCGAAAGAGAGCGGCCTGCCGGCGGTCGCCGACGATTCCGGTCTTGTGGTCGACGCGCTCGGCGGCGCGCCAGGCATCTATTCGGCGCGCTGGGCAGGACCGAAAAGAGATTTCTCAAAGGCCATGGAGGGGGTGGAGCTGGAGCTTCGGGCGCAGGCGGCAAGCGGCAAGACTTCGCGTCGGGCCCGCTTCGTCTGCGCCTTGTGCCTCGCTTGGCCCGATGGCCATGCGGAGGCTTTCGAGGGCGAGGTCGAAGGCGCCCTGATCTGGCCGCCGCGCGGCGACAAGGGGTTCGGCTACGACCCGATGTTCGTTGCGGACGGTCAAACGGAGACCTTTGGCGAGATGGAGCCCGCCCGCAAGCACGCAATGTCTCACCGCGCCCGTGCGTTCAAGAAGCTGATCGATGGCTGCCTCGGCAAGACCTGA
- the rph gene encoding ribonuclease PH: MRPSKRAADELRPITLERGYSRHAEGSCLIRCGETHVLCTASLEERVPPWLRGQARGWVTAEYGMLPRATTERTRREAKAGQSGRTQEIQRLIGRSLRVIVDLEALGERQILVDCDVIQADGGTRTASITGAWVALRDCVNWMMARDMLAQDPIKDHVAAVSCGLFNGVPILDLDYVEDEAVSTDANFVVTGAGGIVEIQATAESETFSQEMFLQMLDLARKGIARLVDLQKLAVT; this comes from the coding sequence ATGCGCCCTTCTAAACGAGCCGCCGACGAACTGCGCCCGATCACGCTCGAACGCGGCTATTCGCGCCACGCCGAGGGCTCCTGCCTGATCCGCTGCGGCGAGACCCATGTGCTATGCACCGCAAGTCTCGAGGAGCGCGTTCCGCCGTGGCTGCGCGGCCAGGCACGCGGCTGGGTGACGGCGGAGTATGGCATGCTGCCGCGCGCTACCACCGAGCGAACAAGGCGCGAGGCCAAGGCCGGGCAGAGCGGCCGCACCCAGGAGATTCAGCGGCTGATCGGCCGCTCGTTGCGCGTCATTGTCGATCTCGAAGCGCTCGGCGAACGCCAGATCCTCGTCGATTGCGACGTCATCCAGGCCGACGGCGGTACCCGCACCGCTTCGATCACCGGCGCCTGGGTGGCGCTGCGCGACTGCGTCAACTGGATGATGGCGCGCGACATGCTGGCCCAAGATCCGATCAAGGACCATGTCGCCGCGGTCTCCTGCGGTCTCTTCAACGGCGTTCCGATCCTCGATCTCGACTATGTCGAAGACGAAGCCGTCTCCACCGACGCCAATTTCGTCGTCACCGGCGCCGGCGGCATCGTCGAGATACAGGCAACCGCCGAGAGCGAAACCTTCTCCCAAGAGATGTTTCTGCAAATGCTCGACCTCGCCCGCAAGGGCATCGCGCGGCTGGTCGATCTGCAGAAATTGGCGGTGACCTAA
- the hrcA gene encoding heat-inducible transcriptional repressor HrcA has protein sequence MAPTQSGFTDLNERSREIFRRIVETYLNSGEPVGSRNVSRQLPVALSPASVRNVMADLEDLGLIYAPHTSAGRLPTELGLRFFVDACLEIGNLTEQEQAEIEATVAGSVRSGGAADLLEEASSLLSGLSRGAGIVLASKRDKRLRHVEFVRLEATRALVVLVGEDSDVENRVIDLPRGMPAAALTEASNYLSAQIRGRTIAEVKAMIEEEHALQKGEVDALTREIVEAGLASWAGLSDGESKTLIVRGQANLLEDLNAIEDIERIRLLFDDLEKKSELIQLLGLAEDAEGVRIFIGSENKLFSLSGSSLIMAPYRNDNQMVVGVLGVIGPTRLNYARIVPVVDYTAKLVSRLLT, from the coding sequence ATGGCCCCGACCCAGTCCGGTTTCACCGATCTCAACGAGCGCTCGCGCGAGATTTTCCGGCGCATCGTCGAAACCTATCTTAACTCCGGCGAGCCGGTCGGCTCGCGCAATGTCAGCCGCCAGCTGCCGGTGGCATTGTCGCCGGCCTCGGTGCGCAACGTCATGGCCGATCTGGAGGATCTCGGGCTCATCTACGCGCCGCACACGTCCGCTGGGCGGCTGCCGACGGAGCTCGGTTTGCGCTTCTTCGTCGATGCCTGCCTCGAGATCGGCAATCTTACCGAACAGGAGCAAGCGGAGATCGAAGCGACGGTGGCCGGCAGCGTGCGTTCCGGCGGCGCGGCGGACCTTCTCGAAGAGGCGTCCAGCCTGTTGTCGGGCCTGAGCCGGGGGGCGGGGATTGTGCTGGCGTCAAAGCGCGACAAGCGGCTGCGTCATGTGGAGTTCGTGCGCCTGGAGGCGACGCGCGCGCTGGTGGTACTGGTCGGCGAGGACAGCGACGTCGAGAACCGCGTCATCGACCTTCCGCGGGGCATGCCGGCGGCCGCCCTGACCGAAGCTTCCAACTATCTGAGTGCGCAGATCCGCGGCCGCACCATCGCCGAGGTCAAGGCGATGATCGAGGAAGAGCACGCGCTGCAGAAGGGGGAAGTCGACGCGCTGACTCGCGAGATCGTGGAAGCCGGTCTTGCAAGCTGGGCGGGGCTGTCGGACGGCGAATCCAAGACGCTGATCGTGCGCGGCCAGGCGAATCTGCTCGAAGACCTCAATGCGATCGAGGATATCGAGCGCATCCGCCTGTTGTTCGACGATCTGGAGAAGAAGAGCGAGCTGATCCAGCTTCTCGGGCTTGCCGAGGACGCCGAAGGGGTGCGCATCTTCATCGGCTCGGAGAACAAGCTGTTCTCACTGTCCGGCTCTTCGCTGATCATGGCGCCGTACCGCAATGACAATCAGATGGTGGTCGGCGTGCTCGGCGTCATCGGCCCGACAAGGCTCAATTACGCGCGTATCGTGCCCGTCGTCGACTATACCGCCAAGCTGGTCAGCCGATTGCTGACTTGA
- the grpE gene encoding nucleotide exchange factor GrpE, with amino-acid sequence MPVSHDGMIMDDSDKKHPDTPAEDQPDAQAAPKEESGAAEAKAMSDETPWAGGAEAAEEAAAEDALAALQAENDKLKDQHLRALAEMENLRQRTAREVREARAYAIANFARDVLAVGDNLRRAIEAVPRAERAAADPALAALHEGVEMTERELQNMLEKHQVRRIDPKGERFDPHFHQAMFEVPNEEVASGTVVEVVQAGYVIGERVLRPAMVGVSKGGPKPAAATASEAEAPAEAAETAEGSVNANDNKPGAATDKGA; translated from the coding sequence ATGCCAGTTTCGCATGACGGGATGATCATGGACGACAGCGACAAGAAACACCCCGACACGCCGGCAGAGGATCAGCCGGACGCCCAGGCCGCCCCGAAAGAGGAGAGCGGCGCGGCCGAGGCGAAAGCCATGAGCGACGAGACGCCGTGGGCCGGCGGCGCGGAAGCTGCCGAGGAAGCGGCTGCCGAAGATGCGCTCGCCGCACTTCAGGCGGAAAACGACAAGCTCAAGGATCAGCATCTGCGGGCGCTCGCCGAGATGGAGAATCTCCGCCAGCGCACGGCGCGCGAGGTCCGCGAGGCGCGCGCCTATGCGATCGCCAATTTCGCCCGCGACGTGCTCGCCGTCGGCGACAATCTGCGCCGCGCCATCGAGGCCGTCCCTCGGGCCGAGCGGGCGGCCGCAGACCCGGCGCTGGCGGCTCTGCACGAAGGCGTCGAGATGACTGAGCGGGAGCTTCAGAACATGCTGGAAAAGCACCAGGTCAGGCGCATCGACCCCAAGGGCGAGCGCTTCGATCCGCATTTCCACCAGGCCATGTTCGAGGTTCCGAACGAAGAGGTGGCAAGCGGCACGGTGGTCGAGGTGGTCCAGGCCGGCTACGTTATCGGCGAACGGGTGCTGCGTCCGGCGATGGTCGGCGTTTCCAAGGGCGGGCCGAAGCCGGCCGCCGCGACGGCGAGCGAGGCCGAAGCGCCGGCCGAAGCGGCCGAGACAGCCGAAGGCAGTGTGAACGCAAACGACAACAAACCCGGCGCCGCCACCGACAAGGGGGCGTAG
- a CDS encoding VOC family protein, with translation MADHGHFYWNELMTRDVEGAKEFYGKTIGWSFQGMPMENGTYWIAMVGETPVGGIMEMKGDRFEGVPPHWFSYIAVDDVDARVTEIKAGGGEVLRPVFEVPGVGRIAILKDASGAVIGWITPAR, from the coding sequence ATGGCCGACCATGGACATTTCTACTGGAACGAGCTGATGACCCGCGATGTGGAGGGGGCCAAGGAATTCTACGGCAAGACTATCGGCTGGTCGTTCCAGGGCATGCCGATGGAGAACGGCACCTACTGGATCGCCATGGTTGGCGAGACGCCGGTCGGCGGCATCATGGAGATGAAGGGCGATCGGTTCGAAGGGGTTCCGCCGCACTGGTTCAGCTATATCGCCGTCGATGACGTCGACGCCCGGGTGACCGAGATCAAGGCCGGCGGCGGCGAAGTGCTGCGGCCGGTCTTCGAGGTCCCCGGCGTCGGCCGCATCGCCATTCTCAAGGATGCAAGCGGCGCCGTGATCGGCTGGATCACGCCGGCGCGCTAG